The following are encoded in a window of Flavobacterium sp. WC2421 genomic DNA:
- a CDS encoding agmatine/peptidylarginine deiminase → MNTTNNRRFPAEWENQQGILLCFPHNGKDWPGKYEAVQWAFVEFIKKVATYETVFLVVIDEKLKDKVTEMLEMARVNLNQVSFIIQKTNRSWMRDSGPIVVYNGYQREALNFNFNGWAKYKNYQLDKHVPERVANFLDMPLTQVMYKGKPVIVEGGAIDSNGKGTLLTSEECLMHPDIQVRNPGFTKVDYEAVFKEYLGITNVIWLGDGIEGDDTHGHIDDLCRFINEDTIVTIVETDQKDNNYRPLQDNLKRLQNAKLENGKSPVIVALPMPKRIDFEDLRLPASYANFLILNKCVLVPTFNDPNDRKALNILAECFPDREIIGISAIDFIWGFGTLHCLSQQIPT, encoded by the coding sequence ATGAATACTACAAATAATAGAAGATTTCCTGCAGAATGGGAAAATCAACAAGGCATATTACTTTGTTTTCCTCATAACGGAAAAGATTGGCCAGGAAAATACGAAGCCGTTCAATGGGCTTTTGTTGAATTCATTAAAAAAGTAGCTACTTATGAAACGGTTTTCTTAGTAGTCATAGATGAAAAGCTAAAAGACAAAGTGACCGAAATGCTAGAAATGGCAAGAGTAAATCTTAATCAGGTTTCTTTTATTATTCAAAAAACGAATAGAAGCTGGATGCGTGATTCTGGACCTATTGTTGTTTATAATGGCTATCAAAGAGAAGCATTGAATTTCAACTTTAACGGTTGGGCAAAATATAAAAACTACCAATTAGATAAACACGTTCCTGAAAGGGTAGCAAATTTTCTAGATATGCCACTTACGCAAGTGATGTACAAAGGAAAACCAGTTATCGTTGAAGGAGGTGCAATTGACAGTAATGGAAAAGGAACATTATTGACTTCAGAGGAATGCTTGATGCACCCTGATATTCAAGTTCGGAACCCTGGTTTTACTAAAGTCGATTACGAAGCTGTTTTCAAGGAATACCTTGGAATTACTAACGTGATTTGGCTTGGAGATGGTATTGAAGGCGATGACACTCATGGTCATATTGATGATTTATGTCGTTTTATTAACGAAGATACAATCGTGACCATTGTAGAAACAGATCAAAAAGATAATAACTACCGACCATTACAAGATAACTTGAAACGTTTGCAAAATGCTAAGCTTGAAAATGGAAAATCACCTGTTATTGTTGCTTTACCAATGCCTAAACGCATTGATTTTGAAGATTTAAGATTACCTGCTAGTTACGCTAATTTCTTAATTTTGAACAAATGCGTTTTAGTTCCAACATTTAATGATCCTAACGATCGTAAAGCCTTAAATATTCTAGCGGAATGTTTCCCTGATAGAGAAATTATTGGGATTAGTGCCATAGACTTTATATGGGGGTTTGGAACTTTACATTGTTTAAGTCAACAAATTCCAACTTAA
- a CDS encoding M1 family metallopeptidase, producing the protein MKNIRFKAIFQLALLFGISSLSAQQVPATTSAAPISNYNYHDAFAPFFYSKNGTTTRSASGQPGAEYWQNRADYVLTAKLNENKNEIVGTDIITYTNNSPDKMSFVWMNVDQNLFKADSRGNSVVPLTGSRNGAQGEVFDGGHKIKLVTIVNAVKGKVTEVEAKFLITDTRMQVFLPQELKAKGGSVKIKIDFSYISPKEGSDRTGVLETKNGKIFTIAQWYPRMCVYDDVRGWNTNPYLGASEFYLEYGDFDVNITAPANHIVVCSGELVNPTAVYSATEQSRLAQAKQSDKTVFIRTADEVATTSSATGTATKTWHYKLKNARDMSWASSAAFILDGAKINLPSGKKSLALSAYPVESAGNDAYGRSTEFVKGSIENYSKRWFEYSYPVATNVAGNEGGMEYPGIVFCGWESKGEDLWGVTDHEFGHNWFPMIVGSNERLFGWMDEGFNTFINSLSSVDFNNGEYKTEDSDMHKLANRYTDSNLEVIMSSPDNMKEANIGLLCYSKPSSGLVILREQVLGEARFDLAFRTYVERWAFKHPTPDDFFRTMENVAGEDLSWFWRGWFVNNWKFDQGINSIKYVKNDPKQGVVITVENFEKMPMPIVLDIKTKSGKVDRVKLPVEVWQKNTTWSFKHNSTEEIESITLDPDHVFPDNNEGNNMWKSGSGVVEKDVILDGYLGTYSNTKAPIKITFTEKNSVLSALITNYPQFSVEPIGKDLFESKRAGLKFQFNEDKTGFDMIISETQKIPFTKDK; encoded by the coding sequence ATGAAAAATATTCGGTTCAAAGCCATCTTCCAATTGGCTTTATTATTTGGAATTTCGTCCTTATCGGCACAACAAGTTCCAGCAACTACATCAGCTGCTCCAATTTCAAATTACAATTATCATGATGCTTTTGCACCATTTTTTTATTCGAAAAATGGAACAACGACCCGTTCTGCTAGTGGTCAGCCAGGAGCTGAGTATTGGCAAAATAGAGCAGATTATGTTTTGACTGCTAAATTGAATGAAAACAAAAACGAGATTGTAGGTACAGATATTATTACTTATACAAATAATAGTCCAGACAAAATGTCTTTTGTGTGGATGAATGTGGATCAAAATTTATTTAAAGCTGATTCACGTGGTAATTCAGTTGTACCACTTACTGGAAGTCGTAACGGAGCTCAAGGTGAGGTTTTTGACGGAGGTCATAAAATTAAATTAGTAACGATTGTAAATGCTGTAAAAGGAAAAGTTACAGAAGTAGAAGCTAAGTTTTTAATTACGGATACAAGAATGCAAGTTTTTCTTCCGCAGGAATTAAAAGCAAAAGGTGGGTCAGTAAAAATTAAAATAGATTTCTCTTATATCTCTCCTAAAGAAGGATCGGATAGAACAGGCGTTTTGGAAACTAAAAATGGTAAGATTTTTACAATTGCACAATGGTATCCACGTATGTGCGTGTATGATGATGTAAGAGGATGGAATACGAATCCTTATTTAGGCGCATCAGAGTTTTACTTGGAATATGGAGATTTTGATGTAAATATTACAGCTCCAGCAAATCACATTGTAGTTTGTTCTGGGGAATTAGTAAATCCAACGGCAGTTTATTCAGCTACAGAGCAATCGAGATTAGCACAAGCAAAGCAAAGCGATAAAACCGTTTTTATTCGTACTGCTGATGAAGTTGCTACAACATCAAGTGCTACCGGAACTGCAACGAAAACATGGCATTATAAATTAAAAAATGCTAGAGATATGTCTTGGGCATCATCGGCAGCATTTATTTTAGATGGAGCCAAAATTAATTTACCAAGCGGTAAAAAATCTTTAGCATTATCTGCTTATCCTGTTGAAAGCGCAGGAAATGATGCGTATGGTCGTTCAACTGAATTTGTAAAAGGATCTATAGAAAACTATTCTAAAAGATGGTTCGAGTATTCATATCCTGTAGCAACTAACGTTGCTGGAAATGAAGGAGGAATGGAATATCCAGGAATTGTTTTTTGTGGATGGGAATCAAAAGGAGAAGATTTATGGGGCGTTACTGATCATGAATTTGGTCACAACTGGTTTCCAATGATTGTAGGATCAAATGAGCGTTTATTTGGATGGATGGATGAAGGGTTTAACACTTTTATCAATTCATTGAGCTCTGTTGATTTCAATAATGGAGAGTATAAAACGGAAGATTCTGATATGCATAAATTAGCCAATAGATATACGGATTCTAATTTAGAAGTAATTATGAGTTCTCCTGATAATATGAAAGAGGCTAATATTGGTCTTTTATGTTATTCAAAACCTAGCTCTGGTTTAGTTATTTTAAGAGAGCAGGTATTAGGGGAAGCTCGATTTGATTTAGCGTTCCGTACTTATGTAGAACGTTGGGCTTTTAAACACCCTACACCAGATGATTTCTTTAGAACAATGGAGAATGTTGCTGGTGAGGATTTAAGTTGGTTTTGGAGAGGTTGGTTTGTGAATAACTGGAAATTTGATCAAGGAATTAATTCTATTAAATACGTAAAAAATGACCCAAAACAAGGGGTTGTTATTACAGTGGAGAATTTTGAAAAAATGCCAATGCCAATCGTTTTGGATATAAAAACTAAAAGTGGTAAAGTGGATAGAGTAAAATTGCCTGTAGAAGTTTGGCAGAAAAATACCACTTGGTCATTTAAACATAATTCTACTGAAGAAATCGAAAGCATCACTTTGGATCCAGATCATGTTTTTCCTGATAATAATGAAGGAAATAATATGTGGAAATCAGGTTCAGGAGTTGTTGAAAAAGATGTTATTTTAGATGGTTATTTAGGAACATACTCTAATACAAAAGCACCAATTAAAATTACTTTTACAGAAAAGAATTCGGTTCTTAGTGCGTTAATTACTAATTATCCTCAGTTCTCTGTAGAGCCTATTGGTAAAGATTTATTTGAATCTAAAAGAGCAGGTCTTAAATTCCAGTTTAATGAAGATAAAACAGGATTCGATATGATTATCAGTGAAACTCAAAAAATTCCTTTTACAAAGGATAAATAG
- a CDS encoding aldose 1-epimerase family protein, producing MTVTLLNSNLTAKINTIGAELFSLVSNGKEYIWEGNPAFWGKHSPVLFPIVGTLKNNTYTYNTISYQLSRHGFARDTEFKLIDKKESSAIFSIQSNEETLKVYPFNFELQIIYTLEDNNLHIQYKVINKGNVLMPFSIGAHPALALPGAFENYSMEFEIEEPLVYNLLENDLISNNTKTLSTIENKVTLNYPLFENDALIFKTLKSNYLTIFEHQKPLIRMHYKDFPHLGIWTKNNAPFLCIEPWFGYSDSTESTGNIMEKEGIQILEPKAIFNSQFSIEIL from the coding sequence TTGACTGTAACACTTCTTAATTCAAATTTAACTGCTAAAATTAATACTATTGGAGCTGAATTATTTTCACTAGTATCGAATGGGAAAGAATATATCTGGGAAGGAAATCCAGCATTCTGGGGTAAGCACTCCCCTGTTCTATTTCCAATTGTTGGAACATTAAAAAATAATACGTACACTTATAATACTATTTCATACCAACTATCACGTCATGGTTTTGCAAGAGATACTGAATTTAAATTAATAGATAAAAAAGAGAGTAGCGCTATTTTTTCTATACAATCTAATGAAGAAACATTAAAAGTATATCCATTTAATTTCGAACTTCAAATAATTTATACTTTAGAAGATAATAATTTACATATCCAATACAAAGTAATCAATAAAGGAAATGTACTAATGCCATTTTCAATAGGTGCGCACCCTGCTTTAGCCTTGCCAGGAGCATTTGAAAACTATAGTATGGAATTTGAAATTGAAGAACCATTAGTGTATAACTTATTGGAAAATGATTTGATTTCGAATAATACAAAAACACTTTCGACAATTGAAAATAAAGTGACATTAAACTATCCACTATTCGAAAATGATGCCTTAATTTTCAAAACTTTAAAATCAAATTATTTGACCATTTTTGAACATCAAAAACCTTTGATACGAATGCACTATAAAGATTTTCCACATTTAGGAATTTGGACAAAAAACAATGCCCCTTTTCTTTGTATTGAGCCTTGGTTTGGGTATTCTGATTCTACTGAAAGTACTGGTAATATAATGGAAAAAGAGGGAATCCAAATTCTAGAGCCTAAAGCAATATTTAATTCCCAATTCAGCATCGAAATTCTTTAA
- a CDS encoding GNAT family N-acetyltransferase, which translates to MLTINFNPFPNLETERLILRRVVKSDVKEIFYLRSDKEIMKYIPRPLAKTNEDALEHIATIDATIDKNEGINWAITLKNSSKLIGIIGHYRIQPQNYRAEVGYILHPDHHGKGFIPEALKKILEYGFNEMKLHTIEAVIDPNNAASEKVLLKSGFKKEAHFIENQFYEGRFLDTVIYSLLNKS; encoded by the coding sequence ATGTTAACTATAAATTTCAATCCATTTCCAAATCTTGAAACAGAACGTTTAATTTTAAGACGAGTAGTAAAAAGTGATGTCAAAGAAATTTTTTACTTACGTTCTGATAAAGAAATAATGAAATACATCCCGAGACCTCTAGCAAAAACAAATGAAGATGCTTTAGAACATATAGCTACTATAGATGCAACCATTGATAAAAATGAAGGGATTAACTGGGCAATTACTTTAAAGAATAGCTCCAAGCTTATTGGAATTATTGGTCACTATAGAATCCAACCTCAAAATTATCGAGCTGAAGTGGGTTATATTTTACATCCTGATCATCATGGAAAAGGTTTTATTCCAGAAGCATTAAAAAAAATTTTAGAATATGGTTTTAACGAAATGAAACTACACACTATTGAAGCTGTAATTGATCCAAATAATGCTGCCTCTGAAAAAGTCCTCCTAAAAAGTGGTTTTAAGAAAGAAGCTCATTTTATAGAAAATCAATTTTATGAAGGTCGTTTTTTAGATACTGTCATCTATTCACTTTTAAATAAATCATAA
- a CDS encoding DUF3575 domain-containing protein — MKRIFFFIILFFSIQSQSQTYIKANALTALIAVPNVGVETSIGKKSTLQIDALASFWKSINGLPYQIFTLTPEYRYHFKEKYNGFYAGANVGGTVYKLSKGVHMGLGQYEKGFGYFMGATVGYETKINDKFMLDFFVGGGWHQGFYKGYFAATGERYETAQHYNKSGEWLPYRGGVMISYKLN, encoded by the coding sequence ATGAAAAGAATCTTTTTTTTTATAATTCTATTTTTTTCAATTCAATCTCAAAGTCAAACGTATATTAAAGCTAATGCATTGACCGCACTAATTGCTGTCCCAAATGTGGGTGTAGAAACAAGCATCGGTAAAAAATCAACACTGCAAATTGACGCATTAGCTTCATTCTGGAAGTCTATAAATGGTTTACCATATCAAATTTTTACTTTAACACCTGAATATCGGTATCATTTTAAAGAAAAATATAATGGATTTTATGCAGGAGCGAATGTAGGTGGCACTGTCTATAAATTATCAAAAGGAGTACATATGGGACTTGGACAATATGAAAAAGGTTTTGGGTATTTTATGGGAGCAACTGTAGGATATGAAACTAAAATTAATGATAAATTTATGTTAGATTTCTTTGTGGGAGGTGGTTGGCATCAAGGGTTCTATAAAGGATATTTTGCCGCAACTGGCGAACGATACGAAACTGCCCAACATTACAATAAGAGCGGAGAATGGCTTCCTTATAGAGGTGGCGTGATGATTTCTTATAAATTAAATTAA
- a CDS encoding VF530 family DNA-binding protein yields MEKQQSKDPLHGITLKTILEKLVNHYGFDTLGELIKIKCFNENPSIKSSLTFLRKTDWARKQVEELYVKNESKFSKLI; encoded by the coding sequence ATGGAAAAGCAACAATCAAAAGACCCGCTTCACGGAATTACTCTAAAAACTATTTTAGAAAAACTGGTTAATCATTATGGATTTGATACTTTGGGAGAATTAATTAAAATTAAATGTTTTAATGAGAACCCCAGTATAAAATCGAGTCTTACTTTTTTACGAAAAACCGATTGGGCTCGAAAACAAGTGGAAGAATTGTATGTTAAAAATGAGTCTAAATTTTCAAAATTAATTTAA
- the smpB gene encoding SsrA-binding protein SmpB: protein MLKTINILNKRARFDYEIIEKFTAGIVLAGTEIKSIRLGKANITESFCEFSGTELFAINTYIEEYTFGNQFNHKARSERKLLLNKRELKSLSRSVQAKGLTIVPLKLFTNEKGMAKLEIGLCRGKKTYDKRESLKEQDTKRDLDRIKKAF, encoded by the coding sequence ATGCTAAAAACTATCAACATACTTAATAAAAGAGCTCGATTTGATTACGAAATAATCGAAAAATTCACTGCTGGAATTGTCTTGGCTGGTACTGAAATTAAATCAATACGTCTTGGAAAAGCGAATATCACCGAAAGTTTTTGTGAATTTAGTGGTACAGAGCTTTTTGCAATAAATACTTATATCGAGGAATATACTTTTGGAAACCAATTCAATCATAAAGCAAGAAGTGAACGCAAACTTTTATTAAATAAGCGTGAACTTAAAAGCTTATCAAGATCAGTACAAGCGAAAGGACTTACGATAGTCCCTTTAAAATTATTTACCAACGAAAAAGGAATGGCCAAACTCGAAATTGGTCTTTGTCGTGGTAAGAAAACCTATGACAAGCGTGAGTCTTTGAAAGAACAAGATACTAAACGTGATTTAGATCGAATTAAGAAGGCTTTCTAG
- a CDS encoding Fic family protein — protein sequence MKTLLKNGREKKALKTRELAQLMGIDQALVSKFESGARKPTKDQIIKLASILEIDYETLMITWLKEKILYEIGEETFALKALKEAEDELKYIRTTVPNQKISKALGKLLDEIDALKIKLDKFRQFDSFRIAQALELEYTFESNRIEGNTLTLRETDLVINEGLTISGKSMREHLEAINHQEAIAYIKQLMEKNNTLNEREVLSIHNLILRGIQSEDAGRYRKVQVMIKGSTYMPPQPYMVAKNMEDFYIWYETHKNSLHPIVLAAEMHERLVTIHPFIDGNGRTSRLVMNLILLQHGYVIANIKGDYENRMHYYQSLETAQTQNNKEDFLLFIAQIEKESLERYIGIIAQ from the coding sequence ATGAAAACCTTACTAAAAAACGGAAGAGAGAAAAAAGCGCTAAAAACAAGAGAATTAGCGCAATTAATGGGTATTGATCAAGCTTTAGTAAGTAAGTTTGAAAGTGGCGCACGCAAACCAACTAAAGATCAAATTATAAAATTGGCTTCTATTCTTGAAATTGATTATGAAACTTTGATGATTACTTGGTTAAAAGAAAAAATCCTCTATGAAATTGGTGAAGAAACTTTTGCTCTTAAAGCATTAAAAGAAGCCGAAGACGAATTAAAATATATTAGAACAACAGTACCAAATCAAAAAATCTCAAAAGCGTTAGGAAAACTTTTAGATGAAATTGATGCTTTAAAGATTAAACTAGATAAATTTCGTCAATTTGATAGTTTTAGAATTGCACAAGCTCTAGAATTGGAATATACTTTTGAAAGTAATCGCATAGAAGGGAATACTCTTACGCTTCGCGAGACTGATTTAGTCATCAACGAAGGATTAACCATTTCTGGAAAAAGTATGCGCGAGCACCTTGAAGCCATTAATCATCAAGAGGCTATTGCTTACATTAAACAGTTAATGGAGAAAAACAACACTCTTAACGAGCGTGAGGTTTTATCAATTCATAATTTGATTCTGAGGGGAATTCAATCCGAAGACGCTGGTCGTTATAGAAAAGTTCAAGTAATGATTAAAGGAAGTACTTATATGCCTCCACAACCTTATATGGTAGCCAAAAACATGGAAGATTTCTATATTTGGTATGAGACTCACAAAAACAGCCTACATCCCATCGTCTTAGCTGCCGAAATGCACGAACGCTTAGTTACCATCCATCCTTTTATTGATGGAAATGGCAGAACTTCACGCTTGGTCATGAACTTAATTTTATTGCAACATGGTTACGTTATTGCCAATATTAAAGGAGATTATGAAAACCGTATGCATTATTATCAATCCCTAGAAACGGCACAAACCCAAAACAACAAAGAAGATTTCTTATTGTTTATTGCGCAAATAGAAAAGGAAAGTTTGGAGCGTTATATTGGTATCATAGCGCAATAA
- a CDS encoding protein-L-isoaspartate(D-aspartate) O-methyltransferase, whose product MKDTGKHQGLRNQLVSVLQEKGITDKNVLDAIKKIPRHLFLNSSFEDYAYQDKAFPIGAGQTISQPYTVAFQSQLLEIQKDHKVLEIGTGSGYQTAVLYLMGAKVYSVERQNELFKQTSTLLPKLGIRPKHLSFGDGYKGLPSYAPFDSIIVTAGAPFIPKPLMAQLKIGGRLVIPLGDDVQIMTLLIRKNETQFEKHELGEFRFVPLLEDKN is encoded by the coding sequence TTGAAAGATACAGGTAAACATCAAGGACTTCGAAACCAATTAGTAAGTGTTTTACAAGAAAAAGGAATAACAGATAAAAATGTTTTGGATGCTATTAAAAAGATCCCGAGACATCTTTTTTTGAATTCTAGCTTTGAAGATTATGCGTACCAAGACAAGGCATTTCCTATAGGTGCAGGGCAAACTATTTCGCAACCTTATACCGTTGCATTTCAATCGCAATTGTTAGAAATTCAAAAAGATCATAAAGTTTTAGAAATTGGTACTGGTTCAGGGTATCAAACTGCTGTTTTATATTTGATGGGCGCTAAAGTATATAGTGTAGAGCGCCAAAATGAATTATTTAAGCAAACATCAACCTTGTTGCCTAAGTTAGGTATTCGTCCCAAGCATCTTTCTTTTGGCGATGGGTATAAAGGATTACCAAGTTATGCTCCATTTGACAGTATTATTGTTACAGCTGGAGCACCATTTATTCCAAAACCATTAATGGCGCAATTAAAAATAGGAGGGAGATTGGTTATTCCTTTGGGAGATGATGTGCAAATTATGACTTTGCTTATTCGTAAAAATGAAACTCAGTTTGAGAAACATGAATTGGGAGAGTTTCGATTTGTTCCTTTATTAGAAGATAAAAATTAA
- a CDS encoding Gfo/Idh/MocA family protein: protein MLKIGVLGAGHLGKIHLRLLQQSEKYELVGFYDPNQENAEKISKEFGYKHFSTIATLIHAVDVIDIVTPTLSHYKCAKVAIKSGKHVFIEKPISNTLEEAEEIIALANEFNVKGQVGHVERFNPAFIATKNMIENPMFIETHRLAEFNPRGTDVPVVLDLMIHDIDVILSVVKSKVKNVSASGVSVISDTPDIANARIEFENGCVANLTASRISMKNMRKTRFFQKDAYISVDFLEKKCEVVKMKDAPEIPGDFDMILQNAEGVKKQIYFSNPEVEQNNAILEELETFADAINNNTTPIVTLEQATEALRVAYQIIDCFKK from the coding sequence ATGCTGAAAATTGGAGTATTGGGTGCTGGCCATCTAGGAAAAATACATTTGCGATTATTACAACAATCTGAAAAATATGAATTAGTTGGTTTTTATGATCCGAATCAAGAGAATGCTGAGAAAATTTCAAAAGAATTTGGGTACAAACATTTTAGTACAATTGCTACTCTTATTCATGCTGTAGATGTTATCGATATAGTTACGCCAACACTTTCCCATTACAAATGTGCTAAAGTAGCCATCAAATCTGGTAAACACGTTTTTATAGAAAAACCAATTTCAAACACACTCGAAGAAGCAGAAGAAATCATAGCTCTTGCAAATGAATTCAATGTAAAAGGGCAAGTGGGACACGTAGAGCGTTTTAATCCTGCATTCATTGCTACCAAGAACATGATTGAAAATCCTATGTTTATTGAAACACACCGTTTAGCTGAGTTTAATCCTCGCGGTACAGATGTACCTGTAGTTTTAGATTTAATGATTCATGATATTGATGTGATTTTAAGCGTAGTGAAATCCAAAGTAAAAAACGTGAGTGCTAGTGGAGTTTCTGTAATTAGTGACACGCCTGATATTGCTAATGCCCGAATCGAATTTGAAAATGGTTGCGTAGCTAATTTAACTGCTAGCAGAATTTCAATGAAAAACATGCGTAAAACACGTTTCTTTCAAAAAGACGCTTACATTTCTGTTGACTTTCTAGAGAAAAAATGTGAGGTGGTAAAAATGAAAGATGCGCCAGAAATCCCTGGAGATTTTGACATGATTTTGCAAAATGCCGAAGGCGTTAAAAAACAAATTTATTTCTCTAATCCTGAGGTAGAGCAAAACAATGCTATTCTTGAAGAATTAGAAACTTTTGCCGATGCAATTAATAACAATACTACTCCTATTGTAACTTTAGAACAAGCAACAGAAGCATTGAGAGTCGCTTATCAAATAATTGATTGTTTTAAAAAATAA
- a CDS encoding 3-hydroxyacyl-CoA dehydrogenase family protein, which yields MKIIAVIGAGTMGNGIAHTFAQSGFTVKLIDVSEKSLDKGMATIAGNLDRMIAKGTITQEDKAKTITNIITYTDIKDGVVGVDLVIEAATENVALKLDIFKQLNEACSHNTILATNTSSISITQIGAVVTHPERVIGMHFMNPVPIMKLVEIIRGYNTSDEVTKIIMALSEKLGKTPVEVNDYPGFVANRILMPMINEAIETLYNKVAGVYEIDTVMKLGMGHPMGPLQLADFIGLDVCLAILNVMYDGYKNPKYAPCPLLVNMVRAGKLGVKSGEGFYDYRESKKAEKVSKQFI from the coding sequence ATGAAAATAATAGCAGTAATTGGAGCAGGAACAATGGGTAACGGAATAGCCCACACTTTTGCTCAAAGTGGTTTTACAGTAAAATTAATTGATGTTTCTGAAAAATCATTAGATAAAGGAATGGCAACTATAGCTGGAAATCTGGACAGAATGATTGCAAAAGGAACCATCACTCAAGAAGATAAAGCAAAAACAATCACCAATATTATTACTTATACAGACATTAAAGACGGTGTTGTAGGAGTTGACTTAGTTATTGAAGCTGCTACTGAAAATGTAGCATTGAAATTAGATATTTTCAAGCAATTAAACGAAGCTTGTTCACACAATACTATTTTAGCAACAAATACTTCGTCGATTTCAATAACTCAAATTGGTGCTGTAGTTACGCATCCTGAAAGAGTTATTGGTATGCATTTTATGAATCCAGTGCCTATTATGAAATTGGTTGAAATCATTCGTGGCTATAACACAAGTGATGAGGTGACTAAAATTATTATGGCACTTTCTGAGAAATTAGGAAAAACGCCAGTTGAAGTTAATGATTACCCCGGTTTTGTTGCTAATAGAATTTTGATGCCTATGATTAATGAGGCCATCGAAACTTTATATAATAAAGTAGCGGGTGTTTATGAAATTGACACTGTAATGAAATTAGGTATGGGACACCCAATGGGACCATTACAATTGGCCGATTTTATTGGTCTAGACGTATGTCTTGCCATATTAAATGTGATGTATGACGGTTATAAAAACCCAAAATATGCTCCTTGTCCTTTATTAGTTAATATGGTTCGTGCAGGAAAACTAGGAGTGAAATCTGGAGAAGGTTTTTACGACTATCGTGAAAGTAAAAAAGCAGAAAAAGTTTCTAAACAATTTATATAA
- a CDS encoding YggS family pyridoxal phosphate-dependent enzyme → MDIAANLQSIQSTLPQNVTLVAVSKTKPIPDLMEAYNAGQRIFGENKIQEMAEKWEQMPKDIQWHMIGHVQTNKVKYMASFVSLIHGVDSLKLLQEINKQALKNNRVIDCLLQMHIAEEETKFGLDEEELATLLSSNDFLEMKNIRIVGLMGMATFTDNQNQIKKEFIHLNSIFKGLQSQKDTLPHISILSMGMSGDYKLAIECGSTMVRIGSSIFGGR, encoded by the coding sequence ATGGATATAGCAGCCAATTTACAATCTATACAATCTACTTTACCTCAAAACGTAACTCTTGTTGCTGTTTCAAAAACAAAACCCATTCCAGATTTAATGGAAGCTTATAATGCAGGTCAACGCATTTTTGGCGAAAATAAAATCCAAGAAATGGCTGAAAAATGGGAACAAATGCCCAAAGACATTCAATGGCACATGATTGGTCACGTGCAAACGAATAAAGTCAAATATATGGCATCATTTGTGAGCTTAATTCACGGAGTAGATAGTTTGAAATTATTACAAGAAATAAACAAACAGGCCTTAAAAAACAATCGCGTTATTGATTGCTTATTGCAAATGCATATTGCAGAAGAAGAAACTAAATTTGGCCTAGACGAAGAAGAGTTAGCTACGCTCCTATCCTCAAATGATTTTCTAGAAATGAAAAATATTCGAATAGTTGGATTAATGGGAATGGCTACTTTTACGGATAATCAAAACCAAATTAAAAAAGAATTCATACATTTAAATTCTATTTTCAAGGGATTACAATCTCAAAAAGATACATTACCACACATTTCAATATTATCCATGGGAATGTCGGGAGATTATAAGTTGGCTATTGAATGCGGTAGCACGATGGTTCGCATTGGAAGTAGTATATTTGGAGGAAGATAA